A single region of the Vicia villosa cultivar HV-30 ecotype Madison, WI linkage group LG4, Vvil1.0, whole genome shotgun sequence genome encodes:
- the LOC131600448 gene encoding uncharacterized protein LOC131600448 — translation MGKMYKKKQHVPSREHSNKQENGMDLKLDLRTIMKDVETFSNSHMTWKERKKIEDRKVVSLGGKPLKNQRLPLSVARPMMKKQKQREEKMLQERMILGRFGGKVGGSIKSKKPVGKHKPEDRGLKLSEGRFRNGILDVKHLLKSTPTRGHDKGKNMSNIGKGKGGNGKHDK, via the exons ATGGGAAAGATGTACAAGAAGAAACAACATGTTCCTTCCAGGGAACATTCCAATAAGCAGGAAAACGGAATGGACTTAAAATTGGACTTAAGGACGATTATGAAAGATGTTGAAACCTTCA GCAACTCACATATGACATGGAAAGAGCGCAAAAAGATTGAAGATAGGAAGGTTGTTTCCCTTGGTGGGAAG CCCCTCAAGAATCAGAGATTACCTTTAAGTGTGGCACGGCCAATGATGAAGAAACAAAAGCAGAGAGAAGAAAAAATGCTCCAAGAG CGTATGATTCTAGGACGGTTTGGGGGAAAGGTTGGTGGTAGTATCAAGAGTAAAAAGCCAGTTGGAAAACACAAGCCTGAGGACAGGGGTTTGAAGTTAAGCGAAGGCCGTTTTAGAAATGGTATACTTGACGTGAAGCATTTGTTGAAGTCAACACCCACAAGAGGTCATGACAAAGGTAAAAATATGTCCAATATAGGGAAAGGAAAAGGAGGCAATGGGAAACATGATAAGTAG